Proteins from a genomic interval of Mustela lutreola isolate mMusLut2 chromosome 4, mMusLut2.pri, whole genome shotgun sequence:
- the HOGA1 gene encoding 4-hydroxy-2-oxoglutarate aldolase, mitochondrial, with protein MLGRGIWSSVRQGLSRGLSRKVGAWASGEGRKVDIAGIYPPVTTPFTATAEVDYEKLEENLHKLGTLPFRGFVVQGSNGEFPFLTSSERLEVVSRVRQAMPKDKLLLAGSGCESTQATVEMTVSMAQVGADAAIVVTPCYYRGRMSSAALIHHYTKVADLSPIPVVLYSVPANTGLDLPVDAVVTLSQHPNIVGIKDSGGDVTKMGLLVHKTRRQDFQVLAGSAGFLLASYAVGAVGGVCALANVLGAQVCQLERLCLTGQWEDARKLQHRLIEPNTAVTRRFGIPGLKKTMDWFGYYGGPCRAPLQELSPKDEEALHMDFSSNGWL; from the exons ATGCTGGGCCGTGGAATCTGGTCCTCTGTGAGGCAGGGGCTGAGCAGGGGCTTGTCCAGGAAGGTGGGGGCCTGGGCgtcgggggaggggaggaaggtggacaTTGCAGGCATCTACCCCCCTGTGACCACCCCCTTCACTGCCACGGCAGAGGTGGACTATGAGAAACTGGAGGAGAATCTGCACAAATTGGGTACCTTACCCTTCCGAG GCTTTGTGGTCCAGGGCTCCAATGGCGAGTTTCCCTTCCTGACCAGCAGCGAGCGGCTGGAGGTGGTGAGCCGAGTCCGCCAGGCCATGCCCAAGGACAAACTCCTGCTAGCCGGCTCCGGCTGCGAGT CCACTCAAGCCACCGTGGAGATGACTGTGAGCATGGCCCAGGTTGGGGCTGATGCTGCCATCGTGGTGACCCCTTGCTACTATCGTGGCCGCATGAGCAGCGCGGCCCTCATTCACCACTACACCAAG gTCGCTGACCTCTCCCCCATTCCTGTGGTGCTCTACAGCGTCCCAGCCAACACGGGGCTGGACCTGCCCGTGGATGCGGTGGTCACGCTCTCCCAGCACCCAAACATCGTCGGCATCAAGGACAGCGGTGGTGAC GTGACCAAGATGGGGCTGCTGGTTCACAAGACCAGGAGGCAGGACTTCCAGGTGTTGGCTGGATCGGCTGGCTTCCTGCTGGCCAGCTATGCCGTGG GAGCTGTGGGGGGCGTGTGTGCCCTGGCCAACGTCCTGGGGGCTCAGGTGTGCCAGCTGGAGCGACTGTGCCTCACGGGGCAATGGGAAGATGCCCGGAAACTGCAGCACCGCCTCATTGAGCCAAACACTGCG GTGACCCGGCGCTTTGGGATCCCCGGGCTGAAGAAGACCATGGACTGGTTTGGCTACTACGGAGGCCCCTGCCGTGCCCCCTTGCAGGAGCTGAGCCCCAAGGATGAGGAGGCGCTGCATATGGACTTCAGCAGTAATGGCTGGCTCTGA
- the C4H10orf62 gene encoding uncharacterized protein C10orf62 homolog, with product MLWKQRKKRRKIFLVPSQEEQEPPEGHRAKNENWIKSHFSRLSEEKLASCSSSTAPPPESGSGKASTTVHVETVTTRQGEVGTAVHREAFTTKQRLSGSSVTKETHRESGKSSSTDAATWAAVAACTKEIDNLGQQLANSMLQRAMTYQNSGHLESKDINQEELKALEEVELKLKGNFLMQRDTAVAGLNHTHTFHGHGPHGHQGYQSHQSHSLPNRSQQTYHPFEAN from the coding sequence ATGCTgtggaagcagaggaagaagagacgGAAGATATTCCTTGTGCCCTCACAGGAGGAGCAGGAGCCACCAGAAGGTCACAGAGCAAAGAATGAGAACTGGATTAAATCACACTTTAGCCGCCTTTCCGAGGAGAAGCTGGCCTCCTGCAGCAGCAGCACTGCGCCTCCCCCTGAGAGCGGCAGTGGGAAGGCCAGCACCACGGTGCACGTGGAGACCGTCACCACCAGGCAAGGTGAGGTGGGCACAGCCGTGCACCGGGAGGCCTTCACCACCAAGCAGAGGTTGTCTGGCTCCTCGGTGACcaaagagacacacagggagTCGGGAAAATCCTCATCCACCGACGCGGCCacgtgggctgctgtggctgcctGCACCAAGGAGATCGACAACCTGGGACAGCAGCTGGCTAACTCCATGTTGCAGCGCGCCATGACGTACCAGAACTCAGGCCACCTGGAGTCCAAAGACATCAACCAGGAGGAGCTGAAGGCCCTTGAGGAGGTGGAGTTGAAGCTGAAGGGGAACTTCCTCATGCAGCGAGACACCGCAGTAGCTGGCCTGAACCACACGCACACCTTCCACGGCCATGGTCCCCACGGCCACCAGGGTTATCAGAGCCACCAGAGCCATAGTCTGCCCAACCGTAGCCAGCAGACCTACCACCCCTTTGAAGCCAACTAA